One segment of Castanea sativa cultivar Marrone di Chiusa Pesio chromosome 3, ASM4071231v1 DNA contains the following:
- the LOC142629780 gene encoding uncharacterized protein LOC142629780 — translation MAKAQKKTLQNKPKTNNFLSCFGCSNNNNIVLEYKKETNIKSDGMKKKKKARWSFWTIFSMKKSATRTVPLEFDNKSSNSNSKFSSNSISNFNPQSAVPHDKEVPNPSNKEIQVLPHHHYQLIHEDQIQTSHEPNNNISEQNNINSKLEHVHVDASKDDTHKKQSSFCRKIEAIRTGSTHQSGSPPDPNKSKLNSEFKLKSKLIKSTGVGPTCRNERRAPPPSTYTRQNDALLIIAQKKKKKKQLDPVLVGLSIIMVTLLVMLLWGRFCAILCTSSWCYFVPCFKTRNLSSQYQYNRYDSEEYRKKVILEGFLERTH, via the exons ATGGCAAAAGCCCAAAAGAAAACCCttcaaaacaaacccaaaaccaacaATTTTCTAAGCTGCTTTGGAtgttctaataataataacatagtATTAGAGTACAAAAAGGAAACCAATATCAAATCCGATggcatgaagaagaagaagaaggcacgTTGGTCTTTTTGGACAATATTCAGCATGAAGAAGTCCGCCACCAGAACCGTGCCGCTCGAATTCGACAACAAATCATCAAACTCCAACTccaaattttcttcaaactcaATATCCAACTTTAACCCTCAATCAGCTGTACCTCATGATAAGGAGGTTCCTAATCCTTCTAATAAGGAAATACAAGTACTacctcatcatcattatcagcTTATTCATGAAGATCAG ATTCAGACAAGTCACGAgcctaataataatatttctgaACAAAACAACATCAACTCGAAATTGGAACATGTCCATGTGGATGCGTCCAAAGACGACACGCATAAAAAGCAATCGTCTTTTTGTCGGAAAATAGAAGCGATAAGAACTGGGTCCACTCATCAATCCGGTTCACCACCGGACCCTAATAAGTCTAAGCTTAATTCCGAATTCAAACTCAAATCCAAACTCATCAAGTCTACGGGTGTGGGACCCACATGTAGGAACGAAAGAAGAGCCCCGCCGCCATCCACGTATACTCGGCAAAATGATGCATTATTAATAATAgctcagaagaagaagaagaagaagcagcttGACCCAGTACTGGTTGGTTTATCTATAATTATGGTGACCTTATTGGTAATGTTACTTTGGGGTCGGTTCTGTGCCATTCTTTGTACTTCTTCATGGTGCTATTTCGTCCCATGTTTCAAAACAAGGAATCTTAGTTCACAATATCAATATAATCGTTATGATTCCGAGGAGTACAGGAAGAAGGTGATCCTAGAAGGATTTCTTGAGAGAACCCACTAG